Proteins from a genomic interval of Streptomyces fodineus:
- a CDS encoding SH3 domain-containing protein, with the protein MSIDRAEEAATTSLRYYSVAPDVRLNVRSGPGTSYNIVRVLAVGAKVPVFCQSPGTTVSGPYGTTNIWDNIDNGEYVSDAYVETGSDGYIAPRCG; encoded by the coding sequence ATGTCCATCGACCGTGCCGAAGAGGCCGCTACGACCTCGCTGCGCTACTACTCCGTCGCTCCGGACGTCCGTCTGAACGTCCGCAGCGGCCCCGGCACCAGCTACAACATCGTGCGTGTCCTGGCCGTGGGGGCGAAGGTCCCGGTCTTCTGCCAGTCCCCGGGCACGACGGTCTCGGGCCCGTACGGCACGACGAACATCTGGGACAACATCGACAACGGCGAGTACGTGTCCGACGCCTACGTGGAGACCGGCAGCGACGGCTACATCGCCCCGCGCTGCGGCTGA
- the ilvD gene encoding dihydroxy-acid dehydratase, whose product MPELRSRTVTHGRNMAGARALMRASGVPGADIGRKPIIAVANSFTEFVPGHTHLQPVGRIVSEAIKEAGGIPREFNTIAVDDGIAMGHGGMLYSLPSRDLIADSVEYMVEAHCADALVCISNCDKITPGMLLAALRLNIPAVFVSGGPMESGRATLVDGTVRTLDLVDAISDAVNDKISDEDILRIEENACPTCGSCSGMFTANSMNCLTEAIGLSLPGNGSVLATHTARKQLYVDAARTVMDITRRYYEQDDESVLPLNIATFAAFENAMALDIAMGGSTNTILHLLAAAQEAGVPFGLEQIDAVSRRVPCLAKVAPNVAKNRTYYMEDVHRAGGIPALLGELHRAGLLNEDVHAVHSPSLSDWLKTWDVRGGSPSPEAVELWHAAPGCVRSAEAFSQSERWEALDEDAEGGCIRSVEHAYSKDGGLAVLKGNLVVDGCVVKTAGVDESIWTFEGPAVVCESQEEAVQRILTQEVKDGDVVVIRYEGPKGGPGMQEMLYPTSYLKGRGLGKTCALITDGRFSGGTSGLSIGHASPEAASGGTIALVQDGDRIRIDIPNRTIELLVDEAELARREQSLNGVYAPKNRDRKVSAALRAYAAMATSADKGAVRDVTRLG is encoded by the coding sequence ATGCCCGAGCTGAGGTCCCGCACAGTCACCCACGGCCGCAACATGGCGGGCGCCCGCGCCCTGATGCGTGCCTCCGGTGTACCGGGTGCGGACATCGGCCGGAAGCCGATCATCGCGGTCGCGAACTCCTTCACCGAGTTCGTGCCGGGCCACACCCATCTGCAGCCGGTCGGCCGGATCGTCAGCGAGGCGATCAAGGAGGCGGGCGGCATCCCGCGCGAGTTCAACACGATCGCCGTCGACGACGGCATCGCCATGGGCCACGGCGGCATGCTGTACTCCCTGCCCTCCCGCGACCTGATCGCGGACTCCGTGGAGTACATGGTCGAGGCCCACTGCGCCGACGCCCTGGTCTGCATCTCCAACTGCGACAAGATCACGCCGGGCATGCTGCTGGCGGCCCTGCGCCTGAACATCCCGGCGGTCTTCGTCTCCGGCGGCCCGATGGAGTCCGGCCGCGCCACGCTCGTGGACGGCACGGTCCGCACCCTCGACCTGGTCGACGCGATCTCCGACGCCGTCAACGACAAGATCTCCGACGAGGACATCCTCCGTATCGAGGAGAACGCCTGCCCGACCTGCGGCAGCTGTTCCGGCATGTTCACGGCCAACTCGATGAACTGCCTGACGGAGGCCATCGGCCTGTCCCTGCCCGGCAACGGCTCGGTCCTCGCCACGCACACCGCGCGCAAGCAGCTCTACGTCGACGCCGCGCGCACGGTCATGGACATCACCCGCCGCTACTACGAGCAGGACGACGAGTCGGTCCTCCCGCTCAACATCGCGACGTTCGCGGCCTTCGAGAACGCCATGGCCCTGGACATCGCGATGGGCGGCTCCACCAACACGATCCTGCATCTGCTGGCCGCCGCCCAGGAGGCGGGCGTCCCCTTCGGCCTGGAGCAGATCGACGCCGTCTCCCGCCGCGTCCCCTGCCTGGCGAAGGTGGCGCCCAACGTCGCGAAGAACCGCACGTACTACATGGAGGACGTGCACCGCGCCGGCGGCATCCCGGCCCTGCTCGGCGAACTGCACCGCGCGGGCCTGCTCAACGAGGACGTGCACGCCGTCCACAGCCCGTCGCTGTCCGACTGGCTGAAGACCTGGGACGTCCGCGGCGGCTCGCCCTCGCCCGAGGCGGTCGAGCTGTGGCACGCGGCCCCCGGCTGTGTCCGCTCCGCCGAGGCCTTCTCCCAGTCCGAGCGCTGGGAGGCCCTGGACGAGGACGCGGAGGGCGGCTGCATCCGCTCGGTCGAGCACGCCTACTCCAAGGACGGCGGCCTCGCGGTCCTCAAGGGCAACCTCGTGGTCGACGGCTGCGTGGTGAAGACGGCCGGCGTGGACGAGTCGATCTGGACCTTCGAGGGCCCGGCGGTCGTCTGCGAGTCCCAGGAGGAGGCCGTCCAGCGCATCCTCACCCAGGAGGTCAAGGACGGCGACGTCGTCGTCATCCGCTACGAGGGCCCCAAGGGCGGCCCCGGCATGCAGGAGATGCTCTACCCGACCTCGTACCTGAAGGGCCGCGGCCTGGGCAAGACCTGCGCCCTGATCACCGACGGCCGCTTCTCCGGCGGCACCTCGGGCCTGTCGATCGGCCACGCCTCCCCCGAGGCGGCCTCCGGCGGCACCATCGCCCTGGTCCAGGACGGCGACCGCATCCGCATCGACATCCCGAACCGCACGATCGAGCTGCTGGTCGACGAGGCGGAACTCGCCCGCCGCGAGCAGTCCCTGAACGGCGTCTACGCCCCGAAGAACCGCGACCGCAAGGTGTCGGCGGCGCTGCGGGCCTACGCCGCGATGGCGACCAGCGCCGACAAGGGCGCCGTGCGTGACGTGACCAGGCTGGGCTGA
- a CDS encoding Ppx/GppA phosphatase family protein, giving the protein MRLGVLDVGSNTVHLLVVDAHPGARPLPAHSHKAELRLAQLLDDSGAIGDDGIHKLIAVVQDALQAAEDKGVEDLLPFATSAVREATNADDVLARVEEETGVRLQVVAGPEEARLTFLAVRRWFGWSAGKLLVLDIGGGSLEIAFGIDEEPDAAVSLPLGAGRLTASWLPGDPPGPESVRALRRHVRTEIARTVGEFSRFGAPDHVVATSKTFKQLARIAGAARSAEGLYVQRELKRESLEAWVPRLAGMTEQQRSELPGVSEGRAGQLLAGALVAEGAMDLFGVEKLEICPWALREGVILRRLDHMGSA; this is encoded by the coding sequence ATGAGACTCGGTGTCCTGGACGTGGGTTCGAACACGGTGCATCTGCTGGTGGTGGACGCTCACCCCGGCGCGCGCCCGCTGCCCGCGCATTCACACAAGGCCGAACTTCGGCTCGCCCAGCTCCTCGACGACAGCGGTGCCATCGGTGACGACGGCATACACAAGCTGATCGCCGTCGTACAGGACGCGCTCCAGGCCGCCGAGGACAAGGGCGTAGAGGACCTGCTGCCGTTCGCGACCTCCGCCGTCCGGGAGGCCACCAACGCCGACGACGTCCTCGCGCGCGTGGAGGAGGAGACCGGCGTACGGCTCCAGGTCGTCGCCGGCCCGGAGGAGGCCCGTCTGACCTTCCTCGCCGTCCGCCGCTGGTTCGGCTGGTCCGCCGGGAAGCTGCTGGTCCTGGACATCGGAGGCGGCTCCCTGGAGATCGCCTTCGGCATAGACGAGGAGCCGGACGCCGCCGTCTCCCTGCCGCTCGGCGCCGGCCGGCTCACCGCGAGCTGGCTGCCCGGCGACCCGCCCGGCCCCGAGTCGGTACGCGCCCTGCGCCGTCACGTCCGCACGGAGATCGCCCGCACGGTCGGCGAGTTCAGCCGCTTCGGTGCCCCCGACCACGTGGTCGCCACGTCCAAGACCTTCAAGCAGCTCGCCCGCATCGCCGGCGCCGCCCGCAGCGCCGAGGGCCTCTACGTCCAGCGCGAGCTCAAGCGCGAGTCCCTGGAGGCCTGGGTCCCGCGCCTGGCCGGCATGACCGAGCAACAGCGCAGCGAGCTCCCGGGAGTCTCGGAGGGCAGGGCCGGCCAGCTGCTGGCGGGCGCCCTGGTCGCCGAGGGCGCGATGGACCTGTTCGGCGTGGAGAAGCTGGAGATCTGCCCGTGGGCCCTGCGCGAGGGCGTCATCCTGCGGCGCCTCGATCACATGGGTTCCGCCTAG
- a CDS encoding sugar phosphate isomerase/epimerase family protein has product MTDVAEPTDADVRIALSTASVYPESTATAFEIAARLGYDGVEVMVWTDPVSQDIEALRRLSDYHGIPILAVHAPCLLITQRVWSTDPWVKLQRARAAAEKLGASTVVVHPPFRWQRQYARDFVDGIWRMADETDVRFAVENMYPWRYRDREMLAYAPDWDVTQHDYRHFTIDLSHTATARADALDMIDRMGDRLGHVHLADGRGSAKDEHLVPGRGTQPCAELLEHLTLSGFDGHVVIEVNTRRAMSSAEREADLAEALAFTRKHLASAVRVRRP; this is encoded by the coding sequence GTGACGGACGTGGCTGAACCAACGGACGCGGACGTGCGGATCGCGCTGTCGACGGCCTCCGTGTACCCGGAGTCCACCGCGACGGCCTTCGAGATCGCCGCCCGCCTCGGGTACGACGGTGTCGAGGTCATGGTGTGGACCGATCCGGTCAGCCAGGACATCGAGGCGTTGCGCCGCCTGTCGGACTACCACGGCATCCCGATCCTGGCCGTCCACGCGCCCTGCCTGCTGATCACCCAGCGGGTCTGGTCGACGGACCCCTGGGTCAAGCTGCAGCGGGCCCGGGCGGCCGCCGAGAAGCTGGGTGCCTCCACCGTCGTCGTGCACCCGCCGTTCCGCTGGCAGCGGCAGTACGCGCGCGACTTCGTCGACGGGATCTGGCGGATGGCGGACGAGACGGACGTACGGTTCGCCGTCGAGAACATGTACCCCTGGCGCTACCGCGACCGCGAGATGCTGGCCTACGCCCCCGACTGGGACGTCACCCAGCACGACTACCGGCACTTCACGATCGATCTCAGTCACACGGCGACGGCCCGCGCCGACGCCCTGGACATGATCGACCGCATGGGCGACCGCCTCGGCCATGTGCACCTCGCCGACGGCCGGGGCTCGGCCAAGGACGAGCACCTGGTGCCCGGCCGCGGCACCCAGCCCTGCGCCGAGCTGCTGGAACACCTGACCCTGTCCGGCTTCGACGGCCATGTGGTGATCGAGGTCAACACCCGGCGGGCGATGTCCAGCGCCGAGCGCGAGGCCGACCTCGCCGAGGCCCTGGCCTTCACCCGCAAGCACCTGGCGTCCGCGGTACGGGTACGCCGGCCATGA
- a CDS encoding serine/threonine-protein kinase has translation MAPRRNTGAGAEAELPEYAGHYRLESRLGSGGMGVVHLARSTSGMKLAVKVVHAEFARDPEFRGRFRQEVAAARKVSGAFTASVVDADPDAGQPWMATLFIPGPTLSDEVKRNGPMDPAQLRRLMAGLAEALRDIHRVGVVHRDLKPSNVLLAEDGPKVIDFGISRPKDSELRTETGKLIGTPPFMAPEQFRRPREVGPAADVFALGSVMVHAATGRGPFDSDSPYVVAYQVVHDEPDLTGVPESLAPLVRRCLAKEPEDRPTPDELMRELRSVAASYDTQAFIPAQRSSDGPAPQSPAERPEPSVKRRVGKKVIVGAGALGLAVVAALTSVRLLGDDQASPSGTTPRTKAAAFSSWKAKPAPETSGMPQCSYGAGELLCVQAGTVFALSPADGELLWRRPVATTSASGPPVVSSALVQPYTEGGPQLAALDPHSGNEVWKRRPAPGTMVRYTARTALLTAADGKITGVDSASGRTRWSHRIPGQRTPSFVSFPGDPLAYATSTSADGSSTQLSAVDPQSGDVRWQAHLAGTLEPVGSEGGSVFFLSIGSVYGETKAVVRYTPATRSTRRVTLPLASQEAHATVRGNVVYLLATGGSLQAVDMDARKQLWRVETSVSRGSAPVADDRYVYFTAADGRLLAVAARTGALAGQTPARLGPDSAKVMGAPPTPVLDDGHVYAGAPDGTVFGVAARNPAGW, from the coding sequence ATGGCGCCACGTAGGAACACGGGAGCGGGCGCGGAAGCGGAACTCCCCGAGTACGCCGGTCACTACCGCCTGGAGTCACGCCTGGGTTCGGGTGGCATGGGCGTCGTCCACCTGGCCCGCAGCACCTCCGGAATGAAGCTCGCGGTGAAGGTCGTACACGCCGAGTTCGCCAGGGATCCCGAGTTCAGGGGCCGTTTCCGGCAGGAGGTGGCCGCCGCCCGAAAGGTGAGCGGCGCCTTCACCGCTTCCGTGGTCGACGCCGACCCGGACGCCGGGCAGCCCTGGATGGCCACGCTGTTCATTCCGGGGCCGACCCTCTCCGACGAGGTGAAGCGGAACGGGCCGATGGATCCGGCCCAGTTGCGCCGGCTGATGGCGGGGCTGGCCGAGGCGCTGCGCGACATCCACCGGGTCGGAGTCGTGCACCGGGATCTGAAGCCGAGCAACGTCCTGCTCGCCGAGGACGGGCCGAAGGTCATCGACTTCGGCATTTCCCGGCCGAAGGACAGCGAACTGCGCACCGAGACCGGCAAGTTGATCGGCACGCCGCCTTTCATGGCGCCGGAGCAATTCAGGCGTCCGCGTGAGGTGGGGCCTGCCGCCGATGTCTTCGCGCTCGGCTCGGTGATGGTGCATGCGGCGACCGGGCGCGGGCCCTTCGACTCCGACAGCCCCTATGTCGTCGCCTACCAGGTCGTGCATGACGAGCCGGACCTCACCGGCGTACCGGAGAGCCTCGCGCCACTGGTGCGGCGCTGCCTCGCCAAGGAACCGGAGGACCGGCCGACTCCCGATGAACTCATGCGGGAACTGCGTTCGGTGGCGGCTTCGTACGACACGCAGGCGTTCATACCGGCGCAGCGTTCGAGCGACGGACCGGCTCCGCAGTCCCCCGCGGAACGGCCCGAGCCGTCGGTCAAGAGGCGTGTCGGGAAGAAGGTGATCGTGGGCGCCGGGGCGCTCGGCCTGGCCGTTGTCGCCGCCTTGACCTCGGTTCGCCTGCTCGGGGACGACCAGGCCTCGCCGAGCGGCACGACCCCCCGCACCAAGGCGGCAGCGTTCAGCTCCTGGAAGGCGAAGCCCGCGCCTGAGACATCCGGGATGCCGCAATGCTCCTACGGGGCCGGGGAGTTGCTGTGTGTGCAGGCCGGTACGGTCTTCGCCCTCTCCCCGGCCGACGGAGAACTGCTCTGGCGGCGCCCGGTCGCCACCACGTCCGCGAGCGGACCACCGGTCGTCTCCTCCGCTCTCGTGCAGCCCTACACGGAAGGCGGACCGCAGCTCGCGGCGCTCGACCCGCACTCCGGCAACGAGGTCTGGAAGCGGCGCCCGGCCCCGGGCACGATGGTCCGGTACACGGCCCGGACGGCCCTGCTCACCGCAGCCGACGGCAAGATCACCGGCGTCGACAGCGCCTCGGGCAGGACCAGATGGAGTCACCGGATCCCCGGCCAGCGCACGCCGTCCTTCGTCTCGTTTCCCGGCGACCCGCTGGCGTACGCGACGAGCACGTCGGCCGACGGGTCGAGCACACAGCTCTCCGCCGTGGATCCGCAGAGCGGTGACGTGCGCTGGCAGGCACACCTGGCAGGCACGCTCGAACCCGTCGGGAGCGAGGGCGGCTCCGTCTTCTTCCTCTCCATCGGCAGTGTCTACGGGGAGACGAAGGCCGTCGTCCGCTACACCCCCGCGACCCGGTCGACGCGCCGCGTGACACTGCCCCTGGCCAGCCAGGAGGCGCACGCCACCGTGCGCGGGAACGTCGTGTACCTCCTCGCCACGGGTGGCTCCCTCCAAGCGGTGGACATGGACGCGCGAAAGCAGCTGTGGCGCGTGGAGACCTCGGTGAGCCGTGGTTCGGCACCGGTCGCGGACGACCGGTATGTGTACTTCACCGCGGCCGACGGCAGGCTGCTCGCCGTCGCCGCCCGTACGGGGGCTCTTGCCGGGCAGACTCCGGCGCGCCTGGGCCCGGACTCGGCGAAGGTCATGGGCGCGCCTCCCACGCCCGTGCTCGACGACGGCCATGTCTACGCCGGCGCCCCCGACGGCACCGTGTTCGGGGTGGCCGCGCGGAATCCGGCCGGCTGGTGA
- a CDS encoding A/G-specific adenine glycosylase — protein sequence MTEKLHTPVIAWFDAHARDLPWRRPEAGPWGVMVSEFMLQQTPVNRVLPVYEEWLARWPRPADLAKESPGEAVRAWGRLGYPRRALRLHGAAVAITERHGGDVPTDHAQLLALPGIGEYTAAAVASFAYGQRHPVLDTNVRRVFARAVTGVQYPPNATTAAERRLARELLPEDERTAARWAAASMELGALVCTAKNEGCGRCPISVQCAWRLAGKPEHAGPPRRGQTYAGTDRQVRGKLLAVLREAHAPVPQAVLDRVWHEPVQRARALDGLVTDGLVEPLPDGLYRLPLS from the coding sequence ATGACTGAGAAGCTGCACACCCCTGTGATCGCCTGGTTCGACGCCCACGCCCGCGACCTCCCCTGGCGCCGCCCGGAGGCCGGCCCGTGGGGTGTGATGGTCAGCGAGTTCATGCTCCAGCAGACCCCGGTCAACCGCGTGCTGCCGGTCTATGAGGAGTGGCTGGCCCGCTGGCCGCGCCCCGCCGACCTCGCCAAGGAGTCGCCGGGCGAGGCGGTGCGGGCCTGGGGGCGGCTCGGCTACCCGCGCCGGGCGCTGCGGCTGCACGGCGCCGCGGTCGCCATAACGGAACGGCACGGCGGGGACGTACCGACGGATCACGCGCAGTTGCTGGCACTGCCGGGCATCGGCGAGTACACGGCCGCCGCGGTCGCCTCCTTCGCCTACGGGCAGCGGCATCCGGTGCTGGACACGAATGTGCGCCGGGTCTTCGCGCGGGCCGTGACCGGGGTGCAGTACCCGCCGAACGCGACCACGGCCGCCGAGCGCAGGCTCGCCCGGGAGCTGCTGCCCGAGGACGAGAGGACGGCCGCACGCTGGGCCGCCGCCTCCATGGAACTGGGTGCGCTGGTGTGCACGGCGAAGAACGAGGGGTGCGGGCGGTGCCCGATCTCCGTGCAGTGCGCCTGGCGGCTCGCCGGCAAGCCGGAGCACGCGGGGCCACCGCGGCGCGGGCAGACGTACGCCGGTACGGACCGGCAGGTGCGCGGCAAGCTGCTGGCGGTGCTGCGGGAGGCGCATGCGCCGGTGCCGCAGGCGGTGCTGGACCGGGTGTGGCACGAGCCGGTGCAGCGCGCCCGCGCGCTCGACGGGCTCGTCACGGACGGTCTGGTGGAGCCGTTGCCGGATGGTCTGTATCGGCTGCCGCTGAGCTGA
- the disA gene encoding DNA integrity scanning diadenylate cyclase DisA translates to MAANDRAAAPGKIGGSAGADGLMRASLSAVAPGTALRDGLERILRGNTGGLIVLGSDKTVEAMCTGGFVLDVEFTATRLRELCKLDGGIVLSSDLSKILRAGVQLVPDPTIPTEETGTRHRTADRVSKQVGFPVVSVSQSMRLVALYVDGQRRVLEDSAAILSRANQALATLERYKLRLDEVAGTLSALEIEDLVTVRDVSAVAQRLEMVRRIATEIAEYVVELGTDGRLLALQLEELIAGVEPDRELVVRDYVPEPTAKRSRTVEEALSELDALTHAELLELGTVARALGYTGSPETLDSAVSPRGFRLLAKVPRLPGAIIDRLVEHFGGLQKLLAASVDDLQTVDGVGEARARSVREGLSRLAESSILERYV, encoded by the coding sequence GTGGCAGCCAACGACCGGGCAGCGGCTCCCGGAAAAATCGGTGGGAGTGCCGGTGCCGATGGCCTGATGCGCGCCTCGCTGAGCGCCGTGGCTCCCGGTACGGCCCTGCGCGACGGCCTCGAGCGCATCCTGCGCGGCAACACCGGCGGGCTCATCGTCCTCGGCTCCGACAAGACGGTCGAGGCGATGTGCACGGGCGGGTTCGTGCTGGACGTGGAGTTCACCGCGACCCGGCTGCGGGAGCTGTGCAAGCTGGACGGCGGCATCGTGCTGTCGTCGGACCTGTCGAAGATCCTGCGCGCCGGTGTGCAGCTGGTGCCCGACCCGACGATCCCGACGGAGGAGACGGGCACGCGGCACCGTACGGCGGACCGGGTGAGCAAGCAGGTCGGCTTCCCGGTCGTCTCGGTCTCCCAGTCGATGCGGCTGGTCGCCCTGTACGTCGACGGTCAGCGGCGCGTCCTGGAGGACTCGGCGGCGATCCTGTCCCGCGCGAACCAGGCACTGGCCACGCTGGAGCGGTACAAGCTCCGCCTGGACGAGGTGGCCGGCACCCTCTCGGCGCTGGAGATCGAGGACCTGGTGACGGTGCGGGACGTGTCCGCCGTCGCGCAGCGCCTGGAGATGGTCCGGCGCATTGCCACCGAAATCGCCGAGTATGTGGTCGAACTGGGCACGGACGGGCGTCTTCTCGCACTCCAGCTGGAGGAGTTGATCGCCGGGGTCGAGCCCGACCGCGAGCTGGTCGTCCGGGACTACGTCCCCGAGCCGACGGCGAAGCGTTCCCGCACGGTGGAGGAGGCGCTGTCCGAGCTGGACGCGCTGACCCACGCGGAGCTGCTCGAACTCGGCACGGTGGCGCGTGCGCTGGGCTATACCGGGTCTCCCGAGACGCTCGACTCCGCGGTGTCCCCGCGGGGCTTCCGGCTGCTGGCGAAGGTTCCGCGTCTTCCGGGCGCGATCATCGACCGGCTGGTGGAGCACTTCGGCGGTCTGCAGAAGCTGCTCGCCGCGAGTGTGGATGACCTGCAGACCGTGGACGGTGTGGGCGAGGCCCGGGCGAGAAGCGTGCGGGAAGGTCTGTCGCGTCTGGCCGAGTCTTCCATTCTGGAGCGGTACGTCTGA
- a CDS encoding TetR family transcriptional regulator, whose protein sequence is MGRRTPSASEPPAPAGRPAPSPSEPPASSARRRGRPPRTESAGTRDRILSAAREEFSERGYEKTSVRGIAKAAGVDSALVHHYFGTKEQVFEAAVAVAFAPALNAPDAVAAGPLDGVGERLTRFIFGVWENPRTRTPLLAIVRSAVNNETAAAVFRRLIAAQLLRRIAAQVDLPDPELRAELAAAQLVGAAMMRYVIKLEPLASADLEQIIARVAPVVQHHLTDR, encoded by the coding sequence GTGGGCCGCCGTACCCCGTCCGCGAGTGAGCCTCCGGCTCCGGCGGGGCGCCCTGCCCCGTCCCCCAGCGAGCCCCCCGCGTCGAGTGCCCGCAGGCGGGGCCGTCCGCCGCGTACGGAATCCGCCGGTACCCGTGACCGCATCCTCTCCGCGGCCCGCGAGGAGTTCTCCGAGCGGGGGTACGAGAAGACGTCCGTGCGCGGGATCGCCAAGGCGGCCGGTGTCGACTCCGCGCTGGTCCACCACTACTTCGGCACCAAGGAGCAGGTCTTCGAGGCGGCCGTCGCCGTCGCCTTCGCGCCCGCGCTGAACGCCCCGGACGCGGTGGCCGCCGGCCCCCTGGACGGCGTGGGGGAGCGGCTGACCCGGTTCATCTTCGGCGTCTGGGAGAACCCCAGGACCCGTACCCCGCTGCTGGCCATCGTCCGCTCGGCCGTCAACAACGAGACCGCGGCCGCCGTGTTCCGCCGGCTGATCGCCGCCCAGCTGCTGCGCCGTATCGCCGCCCAGGTGGATCTGCCGGACCCGGAACTGCGGGCCGAGCTGGCGGCGGCGCAGCTGGTGGGTGCGGCGATGATGCGCTACGTGATCAAGCTGGAGCCACTGGCGTCGGCGGACCTGGAGCAGATCATCGCGCGTGTCGCCCCCGTCGTGCAGCACCACCTCACGGACAGGTGA
- a CDS encoding BACON domain-containing protein yields the protein MTSSSPETTTRTGGAHRAHREAREAHEAREKNRVAARTLAQRPPARYEPYLDGLFTYCLSVLCDHDAATAALGDVLALAERRGQRVPDAAGDRRAWLYALARWACLRKLAEAKQKRQATHAAGRSGAGRPAWPQVPDPPVAPETQEERRRELALLAWPEAAGTTPEQREALELAVRHHLAAHEVAAVLGMAPAAARELLATAACEVERTRAALAVVETGGCPSVSHLTGDSRLVLSTALRRELVRHVDDCPRCRRTAERAVSGRWPGATVTPAELPVLEAPRAALHMALTHHPRARGAAVPRYDRRGFPMDPKDRAARRDRLRARAVTTTVVATVVAAPVLALWAAYRGAPTAEGEGPSATAREAQGPDALGSDTAGGYENAGNASVKPGARIGQDGKADVSVEVVSVTGAGGKSAGRLDASAANDGDTTLITLTASGSAPVHWSATTSAPWLYLSRSSGTLAPGHTLTIKVYVDHLREPSGSWHAQLAISPSAMVVSISGYGTAPAHHPTTPPPPSTSTPPSTAPTPPSSPPASTPPSTPSPPPTDSTPPNSPTPSPSDSDTPSPSASQG from the coding sequence GTGACGAGCAGCAGTCCGGAGACCACCACCCGCACCGGCGGCGCGCACCGCGCGCACCGCGAGGCGCGTGAAGCTCACGAGGCGCGGGAGAAGAACCGCGTCGCCGCGCGCACCCTCGCCCAGCGGCCGCCGGCACGCTACGAACCGTACCTGGACGGACTGTTCACCTACTGTCTGTCGGTGCTGTGCGACCACGACGCGGCCACCGCCGCCCTCGGCGACGTCCTCGCCCTGGCCGAGCGGCGCGGACAGCGCGTCCCCGACGCCGCCGGCGACCGCAGGGCCTGGCTGTACGCGCTGGCCCGCTGGGCGTGCCTGCGCAAGCTGGCCGAGGCCAAGCAGAAACGTCAGGCCACCCACGCGGCGGGCCGCTCCGGCGCCGGCAGACCGGCCTGGCCCCAGGTGCCCGATCCGCCCGTCGCCCCCGAGACGCAGGAGGAGCGGCGCCGCGAACTGGCCCTGCTGGCCTGGCCGGAGGCGGCCGGTACGACCCCCGAGCAGCGCGAGGCCCTGGAGCTGGCCGTCCGCCACCACCTGGCCGCGCACGAGGTCGCCGCCGTGCTCGGCATGGCACCCGCCGCCGCGCGCGAACTGCTCGCCACGGCCGCCTGCGAGGTCGAGCGCACCCGCGCGGCCCTCGCCGTCGTCGAGACCGGCGGCTGCCCGAGTGTGTCCCACCTCACGGGGGACAGCCGGCTGGTCCTCAGCACGGCCCTGCGCCGCGAGCTGGTCCGGCACGTCGACGACTGCCCGCGCTGCCGCCGCACCGCCGAGCGCGCCGTGTCCGGCCGCTGGCCCGGCGCCACGGTCACCCCGGCCGAGCTACCGGTCCTGGAGGCCCCCCGCGCGGCCCTCCACATGGCCCTGACCCACCACCCACGCGCGCGTGGCGCGGCCGTACCCCGCTACGACCGGCGCGGCTTCCCGATGGACCCCAAGGACCGCGCGGCCCGCCGCGACCGGCTACGCGCGCGTGCGGTGACGACGACGGTCGTCGCCACGGTGGTGGCCGCGCCCGTCCTGGCCTTGTGGGCCGCCTACCGGGGCGCTCCGACGGCCGAGGGGGAGGGCCCCTCCGCCACCGCGCGCGAGGCACAGGGCCCCGACGCGCTCGGCAGCGACACGGCCGGCGGCTACGAGAACGCCGGGAACGCCAGCGTGAAACCCGGCGCGCGTATCGGCCAGGACGGCAAGGCGGACGTCTCCGTGGAGGTCGTCAGCGTCACCGGAGCGGGCGGCAAGAGCGCCGGGCGGCTCGACGCCAGCGCCGCGAACGACGGCGACACCACGCTGATCACCCTCACCGCCTCCGGCTCCGCCCCGGTCCACTGGTCCGCGACCACCTCGGCGCCCTGGCTCTACCTCAGCCGGTCCTCGGGAACCCTGGCCCCCGGCCACACGTTGACGATCAAGGTGTACGTGGACCACCTCCGCGAACCCTCCGGCTCCTGGCACGCGCAACTGGCGATCTCCCCGTCCGCCATGGTGGTCTCGATCAGCGGCTACGGCACAGCCCCCGCCCACCACCCCACGACCCCGCCACCGCCCTCGACCTCCACCCCACCGAGCACAGCCCCCACCCCGCCCTCCTCCCCGCCGGCCTCCACCCCTCCCAGCACACCAAGCCCGCCCCCCACAGACTCCACCCCACCGAACTCCCCGACCCCGTCCCCGTCCGACAGCGATACGCCCAGCCCGTCAGCGAGCCAGGGGTAG